Proteins encoded within one genomic window of Ovis aries strain OAR_USU_Benz2616 breed Rambouillet chromosome 1, ARS-UI_Ramb_v3.0, whole genome shotgun sequence:
- the LOC121820785 gene encoding flavin-containing monooxygenase 5-like — protein MSLFSHSQSKVCSVKKHSDFSFTGQWDVVVQAEGKQESYVFDGIMVCSGLFTNPFMPLQKFPGIMHFKGQYIHSWEYKSPEKFQGKKIIVIGIGNSGADLAIELSHVAAQVFLSTRRGAWIWNRVWDYGMPMDTVLFTHFNSLLNKICPEFLINRWAENKLNARFNHEIYGLLPQHRFLTHQATVGDDLPNYIISGRVLMKPNVTKFTETSAIFEDGTEEDVDVVIFATGYTYSFPFLENNSTVLDIQRSMYKFVFPPELEKPTLAFIGILQPVGATIPTSELQSRWAVHVFKGLNKLPSVSGMMADIRKKRTKAEKEYLNSPRNARRVQYVNYMDEIASEIAVKPNLFSLFLWDPKLALEIFLGPCTPYQYCLQGPGKWAGAREAILTQTEWIIKPLRTRTLICDQAPWSVPLWLKSICVALLLFVLTFIIKG, from the exons ATGAGTCTTTTTTCTCATTCCCAGTCGAAGGTGTGCAGTGTGAAGAAGCACTCTGATTTCTCTTTCACGGGACAGTGGGATGTTGTGGTGCAGGCTGAAGGAAAACAGGAATCCTATGTCTTTGATGGGATTATGGTGTGTAGTGGACTTTTTACCAATCCCTTCATGCCACTTCAGAAATTTCCAG GAATCATGCATTTCAAAGGTCAATATATTCACAGTTGGGAATACAAGAGTCCAGAGAAATTTCAGGGCAAGAAAATCATTGTGATTGGCATTGGAAATTCTGGAGCTGATTTGGCGATTGAGCTCAGTCATGTAGCTGCACAG GTGTTTCTCAGCACAAGACGTGGTGCATGGATTTGGAACCGGGTCTGGGATTATGGGATGCCCATGGACACTGTTCTCTTTACTCATTTTAATTCTCTTCTCAACAAAATTTGCCCTGAATTTTTAATCAACAGATGGGCAGAGAATAAATTAAATGCTCGCTTTAACCATGAAATTTATGGCTTGCTACCTCAACACAG ATTTCTGACTCATCAAGCTACTGTCGGTGATGATCTACCCAACTACataatttctggaagagttctGATGAAACCAAATGTTACAAAGTTCACAGAAACATCAGCCATCTTTGAGGATGGCACAGAAGAGGATGTGGACGTTGTCATCTTTGCCACAGGATACActtattctttcccatttttggaaaataattcaacAGTTCTGGATATCCAGCGTTCCATGTATAAATTTGTTTTCCCTCCTGAGCTAGAAAAACCAACGCTAGCTTTCATTGGCATCCTCCAGCCAGTAGGAGCCACTATTCCCACATCAGAACTCCAGAGCCGATGGGCTGTACATGTATTCAAGG GATTGAACAAATTACCTTCAGTGAGTGGCATGATGGCTGACATAAGAAAGAAGAGAACCAAAGCTGAAAAAGA GTACCTGAATAGTCCCCGCAATGCACGCAGAGTTCAATATGTGAATTACATGGATGAAATTGCCTCTGAAATAGCAGTGAAACCCAACCTGTTCTCACTTTTCCTGTGGGATCCAAAGCTGGCTCTGGAAATTTTCCTTGGGCCGTGCACACCCTACCAGTACTGCCTACAAGGGCCAGGGAAGTGGGCTGGAGCCCGGGAAGCCATTCTGACTCAGACAGAATGGATCATTAAGCCCCTGAGGACTCGCACCCTCATATGTGACCAGGCTCCATGGTCTGTGCCACTTTGGCTTAAAAGTATCTGTGTAGCCCTTCTCCTCTTTGTTCTCACTTTCATCATTAAAGGATAA